The Buchnera aphidicola (Brachycaudus cardui) genomic sequence TAATAAAAAATTAACAGGAAAAGATGCTGATATAGCTTTAAGTAAAGCGAATATCACTGTTAATAAAAATACTATACCTAATGATTTAAAAAGTCCTTTTATTACTTCAGGAATTCGTATTGGAACGTCTGCTGTCACTAGAAGAGGATTTAAAGAAGAAGAAGTTGCTAAAGTTGCAGACTGGATCGTTAATATTTTAAATGATGTTAATGACAAAAATAATATTATTAATATTAAAAGTAAAGTATTAGAAATTTGTACAAAATATCCAGTTTATATTTGATTTAATTAAAAAATTTAGATAAATCTATCTTTATTAAAGATAGTATTAATAATTTATAAAAAAATAATATTGATAAAAAATTTTTAACCGTAATTAAGGTAATCTAATCTTTATTGTTTCAATATTAATGTGATTCTTATTATAAAAATAAGGAATTATACCTAGTAATGGGGATTTTATATAATTTAACAAAGTTTGGATGTAATATATATGATATCTATCATTAGGCAATATATAATTAGCAATCCAACCGCCACATCGTAGTTTATCTGAAAGAATAGCTTTTTCTGTTAAAATAGCATGATTTATACATCCTAACTTTATTCCAACAATCATAATAACAGTTAGTTGTTCTTTTTTGACCCAATCAGAAAAAGTATGATTATAAGATAAAGGAGTATACCATCCACCAGCACCTTCGATTAGAATCCAATTGCTTTTTGTTGCAATATTTTTTAAACCTAAAGATAACTCTTTCATTTGAATAGTTTTTTTTTGAACTTGACTTAAAATATGAGGAGGAGCACTTTCTACAAATGTAATAGGGTTAACTTCTTTATAACTTAAAGTTATAGAACTATTCTTTTTAAGAATTACTGTATCATTATTAATGATACCATATGACTCTTTTTTAGATCCAGAAGAT encodes the following:
- the bioD gene encoding dethiobiotin synthase; translated protein: MIKKFFITGTDTNIGKTFVSSILLQKATQVGYNTAGYKPVSSGSKKESYGIINNDTVILKKNSSITLSYKEVNPITFVESAPPHILSQVQKKTIQMKELSLGLKNIATKSNWILIEGAGGWYTPLSYNHTFSDWVKKEQLTVIMIVGIKLGCINHAILTEKAILSDKLRCGGWIANYILPNDRYHIYYIQTLLNYIKSPLLGIIPYFYNKNHINIETIKIRLP